TGGATGTTTGTtctttaattgctttaatttacttttaaactccttcattttcagtttttaaaacaacagtatacatgtatttatttttctacataATATAGTTACTAAAAAGTGTCAGTAATACTATATAGAAGTGTGGAAACCTGGAAACCGCTTGTGTTTAagtgatgtgtgtttgttgcagcTGATATATCTTCCCCCTCCCTGGGGAGACTGTAAGGTGACGGCCATGGATTCAGACTTCTTTGACAGTTACAGCATCACAGCCTGTCGCATCGACTGTGAAACACGCTACCTGGTGGACAACTGCAACTGTCGCATGGTGCACATGCCTGGTAGGAACTGCTTTACTTACTGTGTGTTGTATCAGAGTTACATCAGCGATGTTGTGTAAAATGACtgtactgtgagtgtgtgttactTTGGCTGCAGGCGATGCTCCCTACTGCACCCCCGAGCTGTACAAAGAATGTGCTGACCCAGCTCTTGGTAAGAAAAAGGCTTCGTCCATGTCTGGTCTGAAATTTTAAGGAAcagatacaaaacacacacacacacacacacacatatatatatcatcCTATGACATCAGCCGCATTGATCTGTTCAAAAGGTCAAACTGAGCTCTGGTTTTCTTCCCTGCAGACttcctggtggagagagacaatgatttctgtgtgtgtgagacgccGTGCAACATGACCAGATACAGCAAAGAGCTGTCTTTCGTCAAGATCCCCAGCAAGGCCTCCGCTAAATATCTGGCCAAGAAATACAACAAATCTGAGCATTATATTAAGTACGTATTAACCGTCTGCATTTTTGTAAACTGCAAACAATGCTcttaagtatttattttttagatacgtacataaatatattttattgcaAGATTGCACAAGTTAAGTTTCCACTTTCTTACATAGCATTATTTCTGTAACCTTATTATATttatgcaatatatatatatatatatatttttaaaaggaACATACTAACAATGCAACAACAATATTAATACATTCATAAATCAAAACAAGCAAATTTAACTTTAAGTCCTTCTATCATTAGGGTAGGGTAAATGTTAACTAAAATGGAATATTAATGTTTTGATTTGCTTGCTTTTCTTCACAGAGAGAATATTCTGGTTTTAGACATCTATTTTGAGGCTCTCAACTATGAAACTATTGAACAGAAGAAGGTTTATGAAGTGGCTGGACTTTTAGGTACATTAGTTCCATTATATGTAGATGGATTATCTTTCAATCTTTATGGTAGATGATGTTTTTCATCAGCTTGCATCTTATTATTCCAGGTGATATCGGTGGTCAGATGGGACTTTTTATCGGAGCAAGCATACTCACCATTCTGGAGCTTTTTGACTACCTTTATGAGGTGAGGCTTCTTCAGGAAAGTGATTAAATAGAAGAATaatcggttacactttacttgagggtatctacataagagtgacatgacattataaaaaagtcataaacgtttatgacataacgcttcttttagtaagtgtcattagggttagaattagggttagggttcatgtgtcatgacagtgtcatgttttcatgacactgtcatgtcactcttatgtagataccttcaagtaaagtgttaccgaataaTCCTGCTGCATGTAAGTATTTACTTCATGCAGAGCTGTAGCTACTGGGTCATTGAGGACGCTGAGGTCATGTAGTCTGTATTTTGTCTGCGAATGTGAGTGTTTTTGCAGCTTTAGGGGAGCTATAAAATGTACACATGGTCATATTTTAAACCATGTATCACTCTTTTCCTTTGTTAGGCCATTAAAGGCAGGTTGTCGTGGTGACCTGCTCTGTTTTTAACCCTCTCAGGTGATAAAGTACAAGTTGTGTCGCTGCTCCGATAAGaagcacaacaacaacaacaacaacaacgaccAGGGGACGGTCCTGAGCTTAGACGACGTCAAGTGTCACGTCAGCAACTTTCATTAGGCCTCTGTAGCCGCGAGGAGGGAGCCGCTGCACTCTCTCGTCTCTGAGTGCTTTCATCGACTTTGTGCGTTGCAGTTTTTCAGACTGCAGGAGCAAACAGAGCAAAGTGTCTTCAACTGTGCCTGGTAACGGTTTGTGGAAACAGCATGTGGCTGAAGTGAGGAGAAGCAACACAGACAGCAGGACAGCAGAACGTGACGAATTCATAAATGTCTGAATAAGTGCATGGTCATCTGTAAACAGCTTCTCAAGACTAAGTAACAGTTACAGTAAATGGGAGCATTAACTGAGCTGAGGTTTATATGTGTTCAGTAAATCAGCATTAGAATTCCCAGCTGTGTGGTGGTGTTTGTCATTTGTCAATCTGAAGGATGTCTTTGTAAAATAATTGATGtgaaagttttctttttttaactcacaaaatgttatttattattttatttttttaagtatttgaatGTCAGTGCTGCACATTCTTTTCACTTTTGCATTTGAGGTTTGCTTTCATCACCCTTTTGTGCTCGACTTTTCCACCAACTTTCTATTTTTATATTCATGTCATCCGACTTTATCCATGTCTTTTCTTGTTAAAACCTGAGCATTTTGCCAATATACTCTATTACCTCATCTTGTAGGGGGGCAGCGCCCTTAATAATTTACAgcaaattattaataaaaaaaaaggtaatttcCATGTTTAGAAATGAGCAGAATGTGTGCCCAGATAGcgcagttggtagagcaggcgcacgtatatagaggtttagtccTCGATGCAGTGGTGcagggtttgactctgacctcagccctttgctgcatgttgttccctctctctctctctctctctctctcccctttcatgtcttcatctgtcctgtcggcagaataggttgaaaaaaacatctgGCCTTAAAGCGAGTCCGCGTAACAGTTGCTGAGCAACAGTCAGAGGTCTTTTtaacagaagacattttgacatgtcacagtaggaataTCAAAGgtgtaaataattaaattaatgatGTCACACTGTCACAACTTTTACAGGgaccaggggcgtagcacaaaattctgggccctgtagaaaggcattttctatgggcccctccatAAGAAAAAGAGTTTGACATTTGGGAAATGAGCTTATTAGCTTTCTGGCAGAGAGATGagaagatgagaagattgataccactctcataaaagagtggtatcaatcgtCTCATCTGTCTCCACTAGAGAGCAAAAGGATGTATTTCCCAACATTTTGAACTTTTGATTTAAACACTTAGTATTATGAAGAACCTAAAGTTAAATGAGCTACAACAAGAACTTTAAGATGAaaaagatggatggatacacagcaacaaaattaaatgcacaaaaaacatattataaacaaatgtttaaaaagccCTTTTCCATGTGGTGCTACATACTATCTAATTTGCCTTCAAATTCCCTTATAATGACAATCACTGTCCCTCGTATTTACTGACAAGATTTAAAAAAGGTTATTATTTAAGGGGCTGTCGTACATTTGTACATGTACGTAGATGCTGTTCTTCACATTTAAGGGAATTTACATTCGGTAAGATAAAATTAATGAGAATGTTGAATGTGTCTTCTAGGGCTCTAAGTTGCATGTATAGCAGCACTAGCAGGCGTCTTAAATGTGGTCCATCGATGAACATGGTTGAATCCCGTgagcatgtatttatttgtgcgtgtgtgtgcaccaAATTCAGAAGCTGATGAAGGAAAAATTCGGAATTCTGCCCTCATATCCAAAACACTGTATTTGTTATCAGTTAGTCTGTAAACATGTCAGCTCTGGCGGTGCATGTTTATTCCGTGTCTAATTTGACTCTGTTGACAGAAATCAAACAATATTCTTTTGGCATTAATCTACTTGCACTTATTCCCAATGGGCTCAATGATATTCTTAGCAGGAAATGGGAATTGTATAGCTTAGCTGTGAAGTGTTATTATCAAGCACAATCATACCATCAACTGTAATGCAATGTAAATATTGGCTAATAATCTTACGGTATTATCATAGTCTTATCTGTGTAATGTTGTACTTGTATTTAGCTGTGTCTCTTTTTCTGTGCATATGATTGTAGGTTTTCTTTATCAAAAGTATATTTATCAAAAATTTAATTATGCTTCTACTGTATTTGTCAGTAAATAAAAATTAACAGCTGGAGTGATTTCCAGCATCCACTGCATGAGCTCATGCATCTCAATACAAGTCCTCTGGCCGCCATGCTTTcaggttttgttttatttttgcctccattttaaaattttcattttcattttgatgtATGAAAGGATGATTATTTTAGTCTGgtgatatataaataaattatgaaCTTAAAGCAGTTGTTATATTAGAGATTAAATGCTAACTTTATGTTACTTTTATTCACTTCAAGGTGTTCTGTCATCATTTATACTCGAGATTAAGGCTAGAAATATCTTTCTTTTCAGTGGATGTACTGTAATTTCCTGTACAGGTATCCACAGATATTTACTATTTTCAGCCATGCAAGTGCGTGGCTTTGGGGATGACTGTAATTCCGACATTCCAATTGAAATAATGCAACAACTTTTTGATCAATTTTcatattttgtacagacattaatgGTTCACAGATAATGTAcggactttggtgatcctctgacatTTGATATTTGTGGATTTGAGTAAAATGTCTCAACTTTTGGAAGGACATAAGCAGGATTTTAGGAACGACTGCTGAATGTGGAGTTTTGTTTCTTCCTACTCCCCTGTTGATCCAGCTCTTATGCAACAAGTTCCCCTTTTGTTTCAGTCCTCCAGACCAAAACATTTCTCCCACAGTGAACTTTCTGTGATGGCTCTCGTGACTTTTAATGTGCTAATTTTTGCACAGTGAAAATTCAACACAACCTAGTGTACTGTGGAGAAAGCAGGGAGAAGACATGTTATAGAAAGGCGTGTAGCCGTGTAGGGCATTAGTCAGGCATAGCCACAGTCCAGACGTATTCTGATCCTTTATTTAAGTAAGTagcaatacaataaaatactgaattacaagtaaaagtcctgcattcaaaattttacttaaGCAGtatattatcagcaaaatgtccAAGCACCAAAAGTACTTTTTATGCAGAATGTTCTGTTTCAGAACATTAGGCTATgtattattggattataattattgatacaTTGTTGCGGCTGGTAAAAGTGGAGCTCATTTTAATACACAGCTAGCATGATTTCCCCATAGGGATCAATCAAAGCTTAACCTATAAATTCATAATGCATCACAATGTATTAGTTCATTATATTTTCTAtcattgtgtgaatgctgattcagcatAATTCTCAGTATTGTTATCTGATTCTTCCATACGATTTCAGTCGCCTACTACTTCTGCATACAAAGCTACAAAAACCATTCAAATATTGAAAAGTCGATAAAGTGATGATGAAGAAggcatggtatagtatgtctaaaacagtcataaaaagtcagtgtataatagtatgtcaaaaatggtcatactatgtcgaaaaagtgaggaaaaagtcatagtatagtatgtaaatgtCAGCTGGGAGATTCAGGCCTTTCTTATTACCACACTAAACCAACAAGGCTGTCAGCTCCAATACGGATGTGGGACTTGGAGGTGTCTTCCCCCCACTTCTCACCATCATCACAGACCAACCCCTGCATAGAAAACCGTATTAATCAATTGATTTATCGTCAGGAATCAGGCTAGGCTTTGATTGTATCAGCAAGTCATGCAATCAATCAATTAGTCAGGACctaacattctatactatgactttttgatcactttttcaacatactatactattggcgcttttccattatatggtacctgctcgactcgcctcgcctctactcgccttttttggttttccattaagaaaaaaagtacccggtacctgctaacaggtactttttttaacaccacctcagtcgaggttccaagcgagctgaggcgataccaaaaggtgacgtgaaagtgACAGAGGGGGGTGCCCTGAACAAacctgccatttttaaatagtttagccagctgtgttttttttttgctgcctccagcttcatttgaaacaaaatgtgtcttctggctgtggcaacaacaacacaccttcgacgttctctGTATGTGTCgtgttaggtcacggcagtttactgCGGCGCCACTATGaggaccagccacgctgaggaccagccacgctgaggcggtactaaaatctgcaatggaaaacggacacACAGTGAGTCGAGTCGAGGCGAGTTGAGCAGATACCAtataatggaaaaacgccatatgACTTTtggccgcgggtttgactccgacctgctgcatgttattccccctctctctcccctttcatgtattcatctgtcctgtggaaatgcCTCTAAATGTCCTctaaatgcccccaaaaataatcttaaaaaaaacaaaacatactatactatgacttttttcgacatactatactatgaccttttcgacacactatgctatgactttttcgacatactatactatgaccttttcgacacactatgctatgactttttcgacatactataccgtgacttttttatcactttttgtccattctatactatactatgaccattTTAGACATTCtattatactatgatttttgaagcacttttctcaacatactatactatgacttttttagcactttttcgacatactatactatatgacaattttttacatactacattgtgactttttcatcactttttcaacatactatactatgagttttttatcacttttcgacatactatactatactctaCTGTGgccatttttcaacttttttaggacttttttcaacatgctatactatgacctttttcgacacactatactatgactttttgataactttttcgacatactatactatgactttttaagcacttttttcaacacactatactatgactttttaagcacgttttcgacataatatactatgactttttaagcacttttttcaacatactatactatgacttttttgtgacttgaCCATTTTAGACAttattatactatgacattttaagcacttttttcagcacactatactatgacatttttatcactttttcgacatactatactatgactttttcgatatactatactatgacttttttaatggcttttcttgacatactatgctataactgttttgaacattttgtaTTTGGTATcacagtggctcagtggttaacACTGCTCCAAATAGCACTGGTAAGTAGGAACTGCAAACTCTgacctgggttcaaatcccagtaAGACTTTTTTTCggtatactataccatgactttttcatcactttttcgacaaactatactatgacttcttcatcactttttcaacatactatactgtaatatgactatatttgacatactatagtatgacttttttatcacttttatcaacaaactacactatgacttttttatccctttattgacatactataccatgactttttcatcacttttttaacatactatactatgctatgactatttttgacatacaatactatgactttttaataatctttttgacatactatgctataactgttttcaacattgtcTATTTGGTATCACAGTGGCTCAGCGGTTAACACTCCTCCAAATAGCTCAAGCAAGTAGGAATTGCAGACTCtgacctgggttcaattcccagtAAGACTTTTTTTggtatactataccatgactttttcataactttttcgacatttttatatcttttttcgacatactatactatgactttttcatcactttttcaacatactatacagtgactttttcatcactttttcaacatactagctataccatgactttttcatcactttttcaacatactatacatatatataacataatcTGTGATCTGTGAATCTgtgaacatactatactatgctatgactatttttgacatacaatactcgACATACATACTCGACATacatatgatttttttataatctttttcaacatactagctatactatgacttttttcgatatactatgactttttttaacacttttttaacCCATGTTCGATTCCCAgtaagacttttttcaacaaactatgactttttcaacatataatatgtacatacatgcattttctagttaataTAAATCTGCAAAGTCTACTAAAGTCAGCAAATATAtgcagtggaaaaaaaatcacaatattttttatcGGTAGCAACGTTAGTAttaagtagcagaaaatggaaaaactCAGTAAAGTACCTCATATTAGTACTTAAGTAGGGTACAGTATTCCCACCACTGTGTATGGTTAATAAGATTACTGAAGCAAGCAGCCTCAATAACTTCCCAGGTTGTTTTCTTGTATTTGCACACACCGTTATCACGCCATGAAGCCGACCGTTacaccataaaacgttaagCAATGTCTGCTAGTTCACATAGCTAGAGACTTTGTCCGATTTACTTTGAGCCTGATAACCTCTAGCTAATCAGCTAGATGAATGAATGACCAGATTGGCCCTTCTTTTAAAGGGCGGTTCAGTGTCTCCCCTCGGACAGACCAATAAAACAGTAGTGCTGCTTGCAGCTCGCTCGGTTGCATAACCACACTGAGTACAAGTCCACAGCAGGTCCACAGTCAGTCAGCCAGCGTCGGTTCAACCCCTATTCGATTTACCACTTAAGAATGGCAGCTCCGAAGAAAGTCTGCATCATTGGCTCTGGAAATTGGCAAGTTCATGTGTTAATGTAGTCAACTATAAACTGTTTAACATGGCTAACTTTAGAGTTCGTTGGCATCTTTGTGTGTTACCAATTGCTTGTTCACCCATCGAACCGGTGCTAGCCAACTTAACATTAGCATCACTGAGCAACGTTAGCATCACCGGGCAACCATCCATGGCAACCatccagctaacgttaactagcaGTTAGCCGCATTTTCCATGGTGACGTTAGGGAAGTTTGACTTATACCATTAACTAATTTGTAACATTTAGCTAGCGTTAGTTAGCTGGTACACAAGCCAGTTTTAGCCTTGATTAGTGCTAATAAATCGGCTGAGTACAGAAAACTGGCCATGTCAGTCACGattacgttaacgttactggGATTTTGCCTGTCAGCAGCAGAAATATTAGCTACGTTATATGTTAGATGAAACTCTTCTTAGTACCTGTACAGTAGAaatatgttgttgttattttacaGCCACCATCTATCTAATCATCTACAATGTGCATGGCTTTATATTCTTGCCCAAAAGAAGCCTCCAAATGATGGTTTTCT
This genomic interval from Perca fluviatilis chromosome 5, GENO_Pfluv_1.0, whole genome shotgun sequence contains the following:
- the LOC120559203 gene encoding acid-sensing ion channel 1-like isoform X3 is translated as MSFWLSKCSSSALCCPLQAWRGSSRPARTSAPRTADSLSKLHSHNICNCVTSQYEIRDIQLVEESVLESLKVKADFHNFKPRPFNMLEFYDRTGHDINDMLLACHFRGTECRAEDFKVVFTRYGKCYTFNAGGDGLPPLSTTKGGMGNGLELMLDIQQDEYLPIWGETYETSFEAGVKVQIHSQDEPSFIDQLGFGVAPGFQTFVSCQEQRLIYLPPPWGDCKVTAMDSDFFDSYSITACRIDCETRYLVDNCNCRMVHMPGDAPYCTPELYKECADPALDFLVERDNDFCVCETPCNMTRYSKELSFVKIPSKASAKYLAKKYNKSEHYIKENILVLDIYFEALNYETIEQKKVYEVAGLLGDIGGQMGLFIGASILTILELFDYLYEVIKYKLCRCSDKKHNNNNNNNDQGTVLSLDDVKCHVSNFH